The Onthophagus taurus isolate NC chromosome 2, IU_Otau_3.0, whole genome shotgun sequence genome includes a window with the following:
- the LOC111419365 gene encoding uncharacterized protein, with amino-acid sequence MTLKDNPKRNLRTIKPGNEFRRSMHTSWERIMYTRDRRIDPDTNPYIVHGLDNIPEKCDEDEQTEQEDHVDEMGEFEVEEEASQERQTCDEDKEKPPEPCKKTPKERDYSKEYALEDDDLCRK; translated from the exons atgaCCCTTAAAGATAATCCGAAGAGGAACCTCCGAACAATTAAACCAG GTAACGAATTCCGTCGTAGCATGCACACAAGTTGGGAGAGAATAATGTACACAAGAGATAGAAGAATCGATCCAGATACAAATCCCTACATCGTCCATGGATTAGATAATATACCGGAGAAATGCGACGAAGATGAACAAACCGAACAAGAAGATCATGTAGATGAAATGGGCGAATTTGAAGTTGAAGAAGAAGCCTCACAAGAACGTCAAACATGTGATGAGGATAAAGAAAAACCGCCAGAACCGTGTAAAAAGACACCCAAGGAACGTGATTATAGTAAAGAATATGCTTTGGAAGATGATGATCTATGCAgaaaataa